The sequence below is a genomic window from Thermus thermamylovorans.
ACCGGGAGTACGGCATCGTCCCGGAGACGGTGCGGAAGGAGGTCAGGGCCATCATCCGCCCCGAGGGGTACGAGGAAGCCCCCCTGCCCGAGCCCGCCAGCGAGGACCTCAAGGAGCGGATCGCCGAGCTGGAGCTGGCCATGTGGCAGGCGGCGGAGGCCTTGGACTTCGAGCGGGCGGCGCGGCTCAGGGACGAGCTCAGGGCCCTCGAGGCCCGCCTGCAGGGGCTGAAGGCCCCCGAGCCCCTCCCCGGGGCGAGGCGGCGGAGGCGGCGGTAACCCCCTCGTCCACCGGGTATAGTGGAGCCCATGGTGGTCTACCTGCCGGACGGCAAGCCGCTGGAGGTGGGGGAGGGGGCCACCGCCTGGGATGTGGTCCGGGCCCTCGAGCCCGCCCTGGCCCCGCGGGCGGTGGGGGCCCTGGTGGAGGGGGAGCTCTACGACCTCCTGAGGCCCCTCCCCCCGGGGGCCCGGGTGCGCCTCCTCACGGAGGAGGACCCCGAGTACCAGCTCCTCTTCCGCCACACCCTGGCCCACGTCTTGGCCCAGGCGGTGAGGGAACACTTCGCCGAGAAGGGCTACGACCCGGAAAGCGTGAGGCTGGGCGTGGGCCCGGTGATCGAGAAGGGCTTCTACTACGATATCGATCCCCCCGAGCCCCTCTCCGACGAGGACCTGCCCGCCATCGAGGCGAGGATGCGGGCCATCCTGCAAAAGGACCTCCCCTTGCGGCGCTTCGTCCTCCCGCGGGAGGAGGCCCTGGCCCGCTACCAGGGCAAGGACCCCTACAAGACCGAGCTCATCCTGGACCTGCCCGAGGGGGAGGAGGTGAGCTTCTACCAGCAGGGGGACGAGGCCTACGGCTTCACCGACCTCTGCCGCGGGCCCCACGTGCCCTCCACGGGCCGCATCCCCCCCCATTTCCGGCTCACCCACGTGGCCGGGGCCTACTGGCGGGGGGACGAACGGCGGCCCATGCTCCAGCGGGTCTACGGGGTGGCCTTCCGCACCGCCGAGGAGCTTAAGGAATACCTCTGGCAGCTGGAGGAGGCCAAGCGGCGCGACCACCGCCGCCTGGGGCGGGAGCTGGAGCTGTTCCTCATCGACCCCGTGGTGGGCAAGGGCCTGGTGCTCTGGCTCCCCAAGGGGAACGTGATCCGGGAGGAGCTCATCGCCTTCATGCGGGAGGAGCAGGTGAGGCGGGGCTACCAGCTGGTCACCACCCCCCACATCGGCGGCCTGGAGCTCTACCGGACCAGCGGCCACTACCCCTACTACGCGGAAAGCCAGTTCCCCCCCATAAGCTTTAAGGAGCGGGGGGAGGAGGAAGAATACCTCCTCAAGCCCATGAACTGCCCCCACCACGTCCGCATCTACGCCCACAAGCGCCGCTCCTACCGCGAGCTGCCCCTGAGGCTCGCCGAGTTCGGCACCGTCTACCGCTACGAGAAGGCGGGGGAGCTTCTGGGCCTCACCCGGGTGCGGGGCTTCACCCAGGACGACGCCCACCTCTTCTGCACCCCGGAGCAAGTGAAGGCGGAGTTCTTGGGGGTCCTGGACCTGGTGCTGAAGGTCTTCGCCACCTTGGGCCTCAAGGACTTCCGCGCCCGCATCGGCACCCGGGACCCCAAAAGCGACAAGTACGTGGGGGACGAAGCCAAGTGGACCTTGGCGGAAAGGCAGATCGAGGAGGCCGCCCTGGAGGCCGGCCTCCACTACACCCTGGAGGCGGGGGATGCCGCCTTCTACGGCCCCAAGCTGGACTTCGTGGTCAAGGACGCCCTGGGCAGGGAGTGGCAGCTCGGCACCATCCAGGTGGACTACAACCTCCCCGAGCGCTTCGGCCTCACCTACGTGGGGCCGGACGGGGAGGAGCACCGCCCGGTGATGATCCACCGCGCCCCCTTCGGCTCCCTGGAGCGCTTTATCGGCATCCTCATCGAGCACTTCGCCGGGGACTTCCCCCTGTGGCTCGCCCCGGTGCAGGTGGTGGTGGTGCCGGTTTCGGAAAAACAGGAGGACTACGCCCAGGAGGTGGTCTTTAGGCTCAAGGAGGCGGGCCTCAGGGCCGAGGCCGACCTCCGCCCCGAGCGCATGCAGGCCCGGATCCGGGACGCGGAGGTGCAGAAGGTGCCCTACGTCCTGGTGGTGGGGGAGAGGGAAAGGGCCGAGGGCACGGTGAGCGTGCGCAGGCGGCACCGCGGGAACCTGGGGGCCATGCCCCTGGCCAGCTTCCTCGAGGCCGCCCTTAGGGAATACAGGGAGCGCCTTTTGGAACCCTCCTTCTGATGCGCGCCAGGTCCACCATCTTCACCCTGTTTGTGGAATACATCTACCCGGAAAGGCGGGCCCGGGTGCGGGACCTCGTCGCCATGATGGAGGCCCTGGGCTTCTCCGAGGCGGCGGTGCGGGCCGCCCTCTCCCGGAGCGCCCGCCGGGGCTGGGTGCTGCCCCAGAGGGAGGGGCGGGTGGCGTTCTACGCCCTCTCCGACCGGGTCTATTGGCAGGTGCGCCAGGTGCGCAGGCGCCTGTACGAGGCCCCGGCCCCCTGGGACGGCCGCTTCACCCTGGTCCTGCCGGAGGGGCCCAGGGAAAGGGGCGAGCGGGAGCGCTTCCGGCGGGAGATGGCCCTCCTGGGCTACGGCAGCCTGCAAAGCGGGGTCTACCTGGGGGCGGGGGTGGACCTCGAGGCCACCCGGGAGCTGCTCGCCTTCTACGGCCTTCCCGCCCAGCTTTTCCGGGGGGAGCACCTGGGGAGCCGGGAGGAACTCCTCCGGGCCTTCCCCCTGGAGCGGGCCGAGGTGCACTACCGCAGGCTCTTCCCCCACGAGGCGCCGGAGGGGCCCGAGGAGGCCTTCCGCGCCCTCACCCGTCTGGTGCACGAGATGCGCAAGGTGCTCTTTCTGGACCCCCTTCTGCCCCCGGAGCTCCTCCCCCCGGGCTTCCTGAGCCCAGGGATCTGGCGGGGCTTCCTGGAGGCCCGGGCGGCCCTTTACGGGAGGGCCCTGCCCTTCCTTAAGGCCCTTGACCTTTCCCTCCCCGGTTTCTCATCCCCTGTTAAGGTAACCTCAGGGACATGAGGGCCCTCCTCTCCCTGGCGGTGGCCGGGGCCCGCTCCCTGGCCCTCCTGGCCTTCCTCCCCCTGGCCCAGGCCCAGGTGGCCATCCCCTTCTGGCACACCGCCGGCCCCCCGGGGAACGCCGTTTTGGAGGAGGCCATAAGGAGCTTCAACGGGTCCCAGCGGGCTTACCGGATCGAGGCCCGTTACGTGGGGGATTACCGGGAAGCCGGGGTGAAGCTCCTCGCTGCCCTCCGGGCCGGGGGAGCCCCCGTCCTCTTCCACGGGGAGCTCTCCTTCCTGCCCCGCCTGGCCCAGGAGGGGGCGGCCCTCTCCCTGGACCCCTACCTGCAGGGGGTGCCCCCGGACCTCTACCCGGAGATGCTGCGCACGATCCAGGTCCGGGGGCAGACCTTCGGCCTCCCCTTGGGGCTTTCCGTGCCCGCCCTCTACTACAACCGGGACGCCTTCCGGGCTCGAGGCCTCCGCCCCCCCCGCACCTGGCCGGAGCTGGAGGAGGCGGCGGGAAGGCTCACGGGCCGCACCACCAAGGGCCTGGTGCTGGCCACGGACATCTGGACCTTCAACGCCCTCGTGATGAGCCTGGGGGGGAGCCTGGTGAGGGACGGCCTGCCCGCCTTCACCTCCAAGGAGGCGGTGGAGGCCCTGGAGATGCTCCACCGCATGGTGCAAAGGGGGCACGCCCAGGCCCGGAACCTGGCGGAAGCCCCTTTCGCCGTGGCCGACTTCCTGCGCACCAAGGCCCTCATGGGCGTCGGGCCCACCACCGCCCTCCCCGTGGTCCTCGCCCAGACCTCCTTGCCCTTCCAGGTGGGCATGGCCCCCCTGCCCCGGCGGGAAGGGGGGGCGGTGCCCCTCTCGGGGGCGGCCCTCGCCGTCCTGCGGGGGGCAAGCCCGGAGCAGGCCCGGGGGGCGGTGGCCTTCTGGCTCCACTTCCTGGAGCCCAAGAGGCAGGCGGAGTGGGTGCGCGCCACCTGGTACCTGCCCCTCCGCAAGGAGGCGGAGCGGGAGCTCGGGGACTTCCTGCTGGACCCCGAGCGGCGGGGGGTCTTCGCCCAGGCCCAGGCGGGCCGCCCCTGGAGCCAGGACCCGGAGATGGTCCTGTGGTACGGCTTCCTGGAGGAGGCCCTGGAGCGGAGCCTCAAGGGGGGGATGCGCCCCCAGCAGGCCCTGGAGGAGGCCCAGCGCAAGGCCTTGGCGGTGGAGCGGCGCTGACCCCCTTCTGACAGGCCCGGTGGTACAATCCCCTCATGGCCAAGCTGCTAGGCCTTCTCCTCCTCCTGGCCCCCGCCCTGGCCCAGGCGGAGGTGACCTTCTGGCACTCCATGGATGGCCCCGCGGGCAGGCTCCTCTCCGCCTTTGCCCAGGAGTTCAACGCCCGCCAG
It includes:
- a CDS encoding ABC transporter substrate-binding protein produces the protein MRALLSLAVAGARSLALLAFLPLAQAQVAIPFWHTAGPPGNAVLEEAIRSFNGSQRAYRIEARYVGDYREAGVKLLAALRAGGAPVLFHGELSFLPRLAQEGAALSLDPYLQGVPPDLYPEMLRTIQVRGQTFGLPLGLSVPALYYNRDAFRARGLRPPRTWPELEEAAGRLTGRTTKGLVLATDIWTFNALVMSLGGSLVRDGLPAFTSKEAVEALEMLHRMVQRGHAQARNLAEAPFAVADFLRTKALMGVGPTTALPVVLAQTSLPFQVGMAPLPRREGGAVPLSGAALAVLRGASPEQARGAVAFWLHFLEPKRQAEWVRATWYLPLRKEAERELGDFLLDPERRGVFAQAQAGRPWSQDPEMVLWYGFLEEALERSLKGGMRPQQALEEAQRKALAVERR
- a CDS encoding PaaX family transcriptional regulator C-terminal domain-containing protein; amino-acid sequence: MRARSTIFTLFVEYIYPERRARVRDLVAMMEALGFSEAAVRAALSRSARRGWVLPQREGRVAFYALSDRVYWQVRQVRRRLYEAPAPWDGRFTLVLPEGPRERGERERFRREMALLGYGSLQSGVYLGAGVDLEATRELLAFYGLPAQLFRGEHLGSREELLRAFPLERAEVHYRRLFPHEAPEGPEEAFRALTRLVHEMRKVLFLDPLLPPELLPPGFLSPGIWRGFLEARAALYGRALPFLKALDLSLPGFSSPVKVTSGT
- the thrS gene encoding threonine--tRNA ligase, translated to MVVYLPDGKPLEVGEGATAWDVVRALEPALAPRAVGALVEGELYDLLRPLPPGARVRLLTEEDPEYQLLFRHTLAHVLAQAVREHFAEKGYDPESVRLGVGPVIEKGFYYDIDPPEPLSDEDLPAIEARMRAILQKDLPLRRFVLPREEALARYQGKDPYKTELILDLPEGEEVSFYQQGDEAYGFTDLCRGPHVPSTGRIPPHFRLTHVAGAYWRGDERRPMLQRVYGVAFRTAEELKEYLWQLEEAKRRDHRRLGRELELFLIDPVVGKGLVLWLPKGNVIREELIAFMREEQVRRGYQLVTTPHIGGLELYRTSGHYPYYAESQFPPISFKERGEEEEYLLKPMNCPHHVRIYAHKRRSYRELPLRLAEFGTVYRYEKAGELLGLTRVRGFTQDDAHLFCTPEQVKAEFLGVLDLVLKVFATLGLKDFRARIGTRDPKSDKYVGDEAKWTLAERQIEEAALEAGLHYTLEAGDAAFYGPKLDFVVKDALGREWQLGTIQVDYNLPERFGLTYVGPDGEEHRPVMIHRAPFGSLERFIGILIEHFAGDFPLWLAPVQVVVVPVSEKQEDYAQEVVFRLKEAGLRAEADLRPERMQARIRDAEVQKVPYVLVVGERERAEGTVSVRRRHRGNLGAMPLASFLEAALREYRERLLEPSF